A region of the Planctomycetaceae bacterium genome:
GTCGTCCTGCGAAGCGTTCGGCAGCAGGTCTCCCGCGATCTGCCGGCGTGTGAAGTCATCGAATGGCATATCGTCGTTGATGGAACGCACAACCCAGTCACGATATCGCCAGGCATCGTCCTTGGCGCTGTCCTTTTCATAGCCTTCCGAATCGGCGTAGCGGGCTTCGTCGAGCCAGTGGCGTCCCCAGCGTTCGCCGAAGTGCGGACTGGAAAGCAGCTCGTCCGCCAGCGCCGCTGCGTCACCGCTTTCGACGAATGCACTGACCTGAGAGGGCGTCGGCAGCAGACCGGTCAGATCCAGATACATTCGCCGGACAAGAACGTGCCGGTCCGCCCGCGGCGCTGGTGCCAGGTTTCGCTCACTCAGCCGAAGACGAACGCACCAGTCGATCGGATGCTGCCCTGCGAATTGTGCTGCGTCCGGCAGCGGCGGCACATCAGCGTGCGACCAGTGTACTGGCCATTCGGCGCCGTCCCGAATCCATTCGGTCAGCAGTTCAATTTCCTTCGGCGAGAGCGGGTCATGACCTTCCGGCGGCATTCGGAGGCTCAGATCGTCACTGGTGATTCGCGCCAGCAGTTCGCTGCCGGCAACGTTGCCCGGTTGAACGGGAACGCTGCCGGAATCGGCTGCCGTCGTCAGGCGTTCGCGGCTGAGTATGCTGAATCCGCCGCTGGCTTTGACTCCCCCGTGACACGAAGCACAGTGGTCGTTCAGGATCGGCCGTATGTCACGTTCAAAGTCGATTGGAGCCGCCGAAACGATGGTCACGAACAGCAGTGTGATCGTCCCGAAGGCGAGGCTTCGCGCGACGGTTTTCAGCGGCAGCAGGCAGCGATTCAGCATCAGTTCGTTCCGCGCAGATCGTCGTGGACTGATCGGAGGCGTATCAAAGCGACTTGACCGCTGATTTTACCGCACAACGGACAGCGATGCACGAACCCCGCTCGACTTTGCGTTCACAGCGTATCACCAACCACCGCGACGTCTCTGGCCACAGATTCACACAGATCAACACAGATTGGCGATTGAAACACGCGCGACAGTGGTCGAATCTGACAACCACAGTTCACTGTCCGGGAAACACGGCACGAGGCGATCGTCGAACAGGTCGACTTCGCCGACTACACCAGCACCGCTTGGAGTTGGTGCAGCAGTGGGAGATTTCGCATCAAGGAATTGCAGTTGCGCACGCTGCAGTAGCTGTGCTGCGTGAAGAAGCGGCGCCGTCAGGATTCGGTCAGTTCGAGGTATGGGTCCAGGCCCATGTTTTCGTACTGTTCCAGACGCATGCGTTCCTGTTTCAGAAGATTCTTCCGCTGTTTGCGGTGAGTCTTTTCCAGGAACCGCTGCACTCGCCGGAAGTAACGCAGCCAGGATCGTGCGAGTGCTCCCTTCTTGCTGGCGATCGCCATTTTCTGCTTTCGGGCGACTTCGCGAGGTTCGCGGCAGCGCAGCAGTTCGTCTTCCAGAGACAGGAAGAACTGAAACGAACCGGGGTCGCCCTGGCGTGCGGCTCGACCGACCAACTGGCGGTCGATGCGTTTGGAACTGTGCATTTCCGTGGCGATGACGTGAAGACCGCCGGCTTTGCGGACGCTGTCGTCCAGAAGGATGTCGGTTCCGCGTCCGGCCATGTTGGTGGCGATGGTGACTCGCCCCGCATGGCCGGCGTCCTTGACGATTTCCGCTTCCTGTTCGTGGTAACGGGCATTCAGGATCTTGTGGCTGATCCCGTTTTCCTTCAGCACGATTCCCAGAGATTCCGACGCTTCCACCGACGGCGTTCCGACCAGGACAGCGCGACCGGCGGTGATCATTCGGGCAATTTCAGCGCTAATCGCGGCTCGCTTGGCCTGCTGCGTCTTGAACACTTTCACAGCCAGTCCCCTGCGAATGCAGCGCTTGTTCGTCGGAATTCTGGTGACCTTCAGTTTGTACGTCTTGCGCAGTTCACTGCGGGCCGGAACGGCAGTTCCCGTCATGCCGCACAGATTGGTGTAGTTGCGGAAGAAGCTCTGCACGGTCACTCGAGCGGCTTCACCCGTGGCGGCGGTGATGGGTACCAGTTCCTTGGCTTCGATGGCCTGATGCAGTCCGTCCTGCCACTTGCGGCCGTCCATGATGCGGCCGGTGCCTTCGTCGACGATCACGACCTTGTCGTCGACGATGACGTAGTCGCGGTCGAGTTCGAAAGCGTGTCGCGCGGTGAGAGCTTTTTCCACCTGAGTATAGATTCGTTCCGTATCCATCGAACTCAGCAGCGTCGGCTTGGACATCAGCACGACCTTGCGGCAGCCGGCATCGGTCAGCCATGCGGAGCGTCTTTCCGGTTCGTAGACGTAGTCGGTGCGGGGTTCCAGTTGAAACGTCGCCCGGTTGCTCCAGCGAAACAGGTTGACCGTGGCCGGATCGTTCGGCTGAGTCAGTCCGATAATCAGCGGCGTGCGGGCTTCGTCGATCAGGATACTGTCGGCTTCGTCAATCAGCGCAAAATAGTGGCCGCGCTGAACGGGTTCTTCTCCGCCCTGCAGAGTTCGGACGAATTTTCGCAGCGACGGGCTGCCGTCTTCCGCGCTGGCTCCCTTGCGCAAACGGTCGCGCAGGAAGTCGAAACCCATTTCCTTGGAGGTTCCGTAGGTAATATCGCAGGCGTAGTTCTGCCGGCGTTCGTCCGCTTCCATCGAGTCCAGAATCTTGCCGACGGACAGTCCCAGCTTGCGATGAACGGGCCCCATGGTTTCGGCATCGCGATTCGCCAGATAATCGTTGACGGTGATGACATGACAGCCGTAGCCGGGAAGTGCGCGGAGGAACGACGTCATGGTGGCGGTCAGTGTCTTGCCTTCGCCGGTCTGCATTTCGGCGATGTGGCCTTCGAACAGTGCGATCGCTCCCATGATCTGCACTTCGAAGTGTTCCATCTTCAGCACGCGGCGAGCGGACTCGCGGACGAGCGAAAAGGCTTCGGGCAGCAGCTTTGCCAGCGGTGTGCCAGCTCGGGCTTCCCAGCGGATTCTTCGGCCGGCCGCCAGCAGGTCGTCGTCGGTCAGCTTATGCAGCCGTTCGCTTCGGCGAATGACGCGTTTCGCCATGGACCGCCATCTCGACCGGCGAGCGGCGGACGGCAGGAAACCGGACTTCGTCCAGTGGAAGGCAGTGGAGGCACCAAGCATTAGCCGCAGCGGACCTCACTTCGACGTGAGAAATCAACGGTGAAAATAGTGTCTGCCGAATCTCGGCCGACGATCGCTACTCTTCGCTGAGCCAGTCCATGATGAAATTGTCGTGCGAACTATCGCGGCGGCGACTGCGAGTCTTCGTGCGACCGGAAGCTGCCGGCATGCGACCGGGACCGCTGGAGGCAGCCGCCAATCCGGCCTTTTCCATCAGGCCCATGGCAAACGGGTCTTCATCTTCGGGCGGAGGAGCGTTGCCGCTGACAATGTATTCAATGCGAAAGCAGTGTTTGGCAATCTGAAGTTCGTCGCCCGGCATCAGCGGCTTTCCCGTCGTGCGTTCTCCGTTCACCTTGATGCCGTTGCTGCTTCCAAGGTCCCGGATGTGCCAGTAACCGTCCTTCATTTCCAGTTCGCAGTGGTGAGACGAAACGTTTGGAAAGGAAAGGCAGATGTCGCATGACGACCGGCGTCCGACCAGCAGTTTCTCGTGAAGCAGCGGTATCGGATCGCCTCCACCACACGGATTCAACTCACCAAGCATATGCACATTCCTTGAGTCCACGACGGTCGGCAAAGATGAATCTCCGACGTACCGCAGAACAGTACGGCGGGGAAGACGGGCGACGGCGAAAAATTCAGCACGGATAATGCCGAATCGGCCAAATTCACGGGAAACTCGCGATGACGGGCTTTCTGCTGAAAATTGTGACGCTTTTGACGACAACGCCGAAAATGCCACTCACCAACACTGCGCGATTCTGCCGCAGTGTCGCAAATCGCAACACTTCCGCCACGACTGCCGCCACGACTGTCGGGCGCCGTTCGAAGCATTCCGGGCCAGCGGCCGCTCTGGTCATTCTGGTTTGAACAGCCACCGCAGGCTTGTCAGTGAACCGTCCTGTTCCGACGTGGGCATGACCGTAACCTTCCCGGCGTCGTCCGTCAAACATTTTATGCCGCAGAATTGCACACCGCGCGGACCAGCAATGCCGAACGAGGCGTTGCCGCCGTTGGAAGTTCGGTGCGACATCCGGTGGCGGCCCGACTTATGCCTCGAGCGGGGAAAAATGAGGCGTTCAGGCCCGCGGCAGTAAGAGCTGCAAGATGCCTCAGAGTCCGCCGCGGCCAGCTTAATCGACTTCCGCCGGATCAACCGTCGCGGAATGTTTCCGGGGCTGGTATGTTGCCGCATAGCTGCCGACATCCCAAAATGCCGGGGCTTGTCATCCTGATGCGGACGGTTTGTATTCCGGTTCCCTGTTCTGAAGCGAGGTATCAACTGCATGTCGTCGCTGAGTTCCTGCCTGCCAGCCTTCGTACGTCTTGCGGTCGCGGCGGCGTTGTTCCTTCCGGCGTCTGGCTGTTCCAACGCTCCTGTTGACGATGCGCCGCCGATTCTGACGGCGATTGAGGACGTGCAGAAGGAAGTCGATCAGGCGGAAAAGCAGAAGCGAGCCGCGGAAGCTCGCGCGCGTGCCGCAACCAATGCCAGCCTGCCGGATGCCGGTTCATCCATCGACATGTCCGACGTGCCGGAGGAAGGCAGTTTTCGCGTCCTGTTCGAAACCACGGCCGGCAACTTCACCATCGACGTGCACCGCGACTGGGCACCGATCGGCGCCGAACATTTCTATCAGCTCGTCAAAGCCAACTTCTACAACGACGCGGGCTTCTTCCGTGTCGTGCCGAATTTCATGGTGCAGTTTGGAATTGCCGCGGATCCGGCAACCACCGCCAAATGGGATCAGTCCATCAAAGACGATCCGGTCAAGCGCAGCAACCTGAGAGGGTTCGTGACCTACGCAAAGATGAACCAGCCGAATTCACGGTCGACGCAGGTGTTCATCAACTATCAGGACAACTCGCGACTGGATCGAGACGGGTTCGCCCCGTTTGGCATCGTTGTCGACGGGATGGAAGTTGTCGACAAGATCAACGCGGAATACGGCGAACGCCCCGACCAGGAGTCTCTCAGAGCCGGCGGAAACGGGTATCTCAAGCCGACATTTCCAAACCTCGACTTCATCAATTCGGTTACCATCATCAAGGACAACACGGCTTCCGCGGAACCGCCGCAAAACTGACGATCGTGGCGGAGGCAACCATCGCGCATCTTCGATTTCGAACCGACGACGGTCGCGGAAATGTCGTGCGTCCCACCAGTCCCGTCGTTCCAAATTTACTCACGGATTGAGCCATTGAGATTTCGAACCAAACAACGCCCGCGAGGATTGCTGCGGCCGACCGATCAGGTGCGACTGACTCTGCTGGTCGCGGGCTTCGGCATCGTGCTGCTGGGATTCAGCGTTGCGAAACGGCCGCAGGTCTGGAACACGCTGTTCGGCGAACAGACGGCGACGGGCGCGACTGACGATTCCAGGACGGAACTGCAGGTGACCGGGAACTCGCTTCGCGCCGACGAATTCTTTGCTGCGCCGGCCGACAAATTCGATTCGGATACGCTGCCGGCGGAAGACACACTATCGACGGAAGGCACGTCGGCGGCGGATAACGTGCAGGTCGCACGGAAGCCGGTCGTCGAACAGGACGGTTCCGCTCCAGTGTCCAAACCATCTGCATCCGCGGCCCTGACGATGCCCGAAGATCTGCTGAAGAACGTTCACGACGACGTCATCGGGGTTCATTCGGACGAATCGGTCGCCTACTACGCCGCTTTGAAAATGGCGGCAATGATCAAACCGGAGACCGCCGCAAAGCTGGATGCAGGCAGCTTCGCGCTGTTCATGGACGCCACCAGTGCCTCCCGCGGCAAAGCCTTCACGATCGACGGCAGGCTGCGGCGGCTGTCGGTTCAAAGCCGGGCCGCAAATGAATTCGGGGTCGGCACACTGTACGACGCCTGGCTGACAACCGCCGATTCCGGCGACCGTCTGGTGCATGTCGTGGCAATGTCGATCGATGAGAAACTGAAGCCGGCCGACGCCTACGGCAAGCATCCGCCGGACGTTCGCTTCACGGGATATTTTCTGAAACGCGAAGGCTAC
Encoded here:
- a CDS encoding peptidylprolyl isomerase: MSSLSSCLPAFVRLAVAAALFLPASGCSNAPVDDAPPILTAIEDVQKEVDQAEKQKRAAEARARAATNASLPDAGSSIDMSDVPEEGSFRVLFETTAGNFTIDVHRDWAPIGAEHFYQLVKANFYNDAGFFRVVPNFMVQFGIAADPATTAKWDQSIKDDPVKRSNLRGFVTYAKMNQPNSRSTQVFINYQDNSRLDRDGFAPFGIVVDGMEVVDKINAEYGERPDQESLRAGGNGYLKPTFPNLDFINSVTIIKDNTASAEPPQN
- a CDS encoding translocase — encoded protein: MLGASTAFHWTKSGFLPSAARRSRWRSMAKRVIRRSERLHKLTDDDLLAAGRRIRWEARAGTPLAKLLPEAFSLVRESARRVLKMEHFEVQIMGAIALFEGHIAEMQTGEGKTLTATMTSFLRALPGYGCHVITVNDYLANRDAETMGPVHRKLGLSVGKILDSMEADERRQNYACDITYGTSKEMGFDFLRDRLRKGASAEDGSPSLRKFVRTLQGGEEPVQRGHYFALIDEADSILIDEARTPLIIGLTQPNDPATVNLFRWSNRATFQLEPRTDYVYEPERRSAWLTDAGCRKVVLMSKPTLLSSMDTERIYTQVEKALTARHAFELDRDYVIVDDKVVIVDEGTGRIMDGRKWQDGLHQAIEAKELVPITAATGEAARVTVQSFFRNYTNLCGMTGTAVPARSELRKTYKLKVTRIPTNKRCIRRGLAVKVFKTQQAKRAAISAEIARMITAGRAVLVGTPSVEASESLGIVLKENGISHKILNARYHEQEAEIVKDAGHAGRVTIATNMAGRGTDILLDDSVRKAGGLHVIATEMHSSKRIDRQLVGRAARQGDPGSFQFFLSLEDELLRCREPREVARKQKMAIASKKGALARSWLRYFRRVQRFLEKTHRKQRKNLLKQERMRLEQYENMGLDPYLELTES
- a CDS encoding FHA domain-containing protein, whose amino-acid sequence is MLGELNPCGGGDPIPLLHEKLLVGRRSSCDICLSFPNVSSHHCELEMKDGYWHIRDLGSSNGIKVNGERTTGKPLMPGDELQIAKHCFRIEYIVSGNAPPPEDEDPFAMGLMEKAGLAAASSGPGRMPAASGRTKTRSRRRDSSHDNFIMDWLSEE